GCTCTCCTTCCGCCGGGTCTGAGGGCGGGGCGCGCGGCGGGACGCTGAGGGGGTGTGGGCGCGCGGCAAGGCCCTGAGAGGCGGGGGCGCGCGACGGGACCGGGGCAAGCGGCCCCGGGGCGGGCCCCGGGCGCCCGTCTACGCGCCCGTCGGGGCCGGCAGCGACGTCGCCCCCGACTCGTACAGCGCGTGTGCCGCCCGCATCACCAGCGCGTCCGCGTGACGGGCGCCGATCAGCTGGAGCCCGATCGGCAGCCCGTCCGCGTCCACCCCGCACGGCACGCTCGCCGCGGGCTGCTGCGTCAGGTTGAACGGGTAGGTGAACGGGGTCCACGAGGTCCAGCGGCGCTGCCCCGAGTCCTTCGGCGTCTCGACCCCCGCCTCGAAGGCCGTGATCGGCAGGGTCGGCGTCACCAGCAGGTCGTACGACTCGTGGAACAGGCCCAGCCGCCGCCCCAGGTCCATCCGCGCGTCCACGGCCGCCAGATAGTCCAGCGCGCTCGCCGCGGCCCCGGCCGCGACGGCCTCCTGGAGTCCCGGGTCGAGCAGCGCGCGCCGCTCGGCACCGAGCGGCTGCGCCACCCGCGCCGCGCCCGTGAACCACAGCGTGTGGAACGCCTCGACCGTGTCCGGCACGTCCGGGTCGGCCTCCTCGACGTACGCGCCCAGCTCCGCCAGCCGCTCCACCCCGCGCCGTACCGCCGCCGCCACGTCCGGCCGCACCGCGACCTGCCCGCCGAACGACGGCGAGTACGCGATCCGCAGCTCCGCCACGCCCTCCGACAGGACGGCGGAGACACCCGGTGCCGGGGCCAGCTGCGACCAGTCGCGCCGGTCGGGGCGGCTGATGACGTCCAGCAGCAGCGCGCCGTCCGCCGCGTCGCGCGCCATCGGGCCCGCGTGCGCGAGGGTGCCGAACGGGCTGGACGGGTAGAGCGGGATCCGGCCGTAGGTGGGCTTGAGCCCGAAGACGCCGCAGAAGGACGCCGGGATCCGGACCGAGCCGCCGCCGTCGGTGCCGATGGACAGCGGGGCCGCGCCCAGTGCCACCGCCGCCGCGCTGCCGCCGCTCGACCCGCCGGCGGTGCGTGACAGGTCGTACGGGTTACGGGTCACCCCGCTCAGCGGCGAGTCCGTCACGCCCTTCCAGCCGAACTCCGGGGTCGTCGTCTTGCCGACGAGGACCGCGCCGTGCTCGCGCAGCCGGGCCACCGCCGGGGCGTCGTCCGGCCAGGGGCCCGCCGGATCGACCGTCCGGGAACCGCGCAGGGTCGGGGCGCCGCGCTGGAGGAAGATGTCCTTCACCGAGACGGGGACCCCGTCCAGCAGCCCCTGGGGCTCCTTCGCCCGCCAGCGGGCGGTGGACGCCTCGGCGGCGGCCAGCGCCTCGTCGGCGCCGACCCGGACGAAGGCGTTGACGAGCGGTTCGATCGCCTCGATCCGCTCCAGGACGGCCCGCACCACGTCGACCGGGGAGAAGTCGCCCCGCTCGTAGCCGGCCAGCAGCTGTCGTGCGGTGAGGTCGGTGAGGAACATGGAGTCAGTCATGCATGGGGACGTACCCACGTTTCTTGTCGACCACGTTGGGCAACGGCTCTCCGGACGCCCAAATGTCGTAAAGTTCGACAAATTGCTCGCCCAGGCGGTCGCGCCAGCCGACCGTGTCACCACTCATGTGCGGAGAGATGATCAGACCGGGAACGTCCCACAGCGGGCTCGTCGGATCCAGTGGCTCGGACTCCACCACATCGAGGGCGGCGCCCGCGATCCAGCGCTTGGAGACCGCCTCCACCAGCGCGTTCTCGTCCACGAGCTGACCGCGCCCGACATTGATGAAGCGCGCCGACGGCTGCATCAGACCGAACAGCCGCGCGTCGAACATGCCCCGGGTGGCCTCGGTGAGCGGCGCCGCGGAGATCACCCAGTCCGAACGGGTCAGCAGCCGGTCCAGCTCGTCGGCCCCGTGGATGCCGGGCCGAGCCGTACGGCCGGTGATGGCCACCTTCACGCCGATCGCCTTCAGCGTCTTCGCCACCGCCCGGCCGATCGGACCCGCGCCGACGACCGTCGCGCGGCTGCCCGCCACCCGCAGTCCCTCCCGGTGACGCCAGCGCCGCTGGCGCTGGAGTTCGAGCGTCCCCGGCAGATCCTTGGCCATGGCAAGGACAAGACTTGTCACATATTCGGCAATGGGCTCCTCGAAGATGCCGCGGGCGTTGGTCACCAATGTTTCGGAGTTGATCAGCTCGGGACAGAGCAGCCGGTCCACGCCGGCGCTCGCCGTATGCACCCAGCCGGGCCGCGGGCCGTCGCCCGGCCAGGCGAGCCGGATCGCGTCGGAAGTGAAATCCCACGCCAACAGAACATCGGCGGAAGGGAGTTGAGCAGCGAGATCGGACTCGTCGGCGTACCGGACACGGGCCCGGCCGGTCAGCCGGCCGAGACGCGGAGGCGGGTCGGCACCCAGGACGAGAAGTGTCGGTTCAGCCATCGGGAGAGCCCTTCTGAGCGGGGCGGGGATTTCCCCGAGGAAAACTCGGTGCAACGTCTTTCCTGTGCGCATTGACCACGCTCGCATTTGCCTCCTACCGTCGTCAAGAACAGCCATTGGCTCCTACCGTCGTCACCACCAGCCAAAGGGGGCCGTGGGATGGATGTTTCCTTTCTGGGCGGACCGCAGCCACAGCGCGGCATCGGAGTGGTCGCCCCATTCGATTTCGCCCTCGACCGGGAACTCTGGCGCTGGATGCCGGACGATATATCGCTGCGACTGACCCGGACGCCTTACGTGCCCGTCGAGGTGTCGCTGGACCTTGCCCGGATCGTCAGCGAGCACGAGACCCTCGGCGAGGCGGTGCGCGCCCTCGGCGCGTCCGAACCCGAGGTGATCGCGTACGCCTGCACCTCGGGCAGCTTCGTCGGCGGTGTCGTCGGCGAGCGCGCCATGTGCGAGGCGATGAACACGGCCGGTGAGGTCCCCTCCCTCACCACGTCCGGCGCGCTCCTGGAGGCGCTCGGAGAGCTGGGCGCGAAACGGATCGCGCTGGTCACGCCCTATACGGAGTCCGTCACCGACTCGCTGGAGGAGTACCTGGCGGAGGCCGGGGTAGCCGTCACGGGTCGCGCCTTTCTGGGGCTGACCCGGCACATCTGGAAGGTGCCGTACCGGTCGGTCGTGGACATGGCGCGGC
Above is a window of Streptomyces sp. NBC_01498 DNA encoding:
- a CDS encoding amidase encodes the protein MTDSMFLTDLTARQLLAGYERGDFSPVDVVRAVLERIEAIEPLVNAFVRVGADEALAAAEASTARWRAKEPQGLLDGVPVSVKDIFLQRGAPTLRGSRTVDPAGPWPDDAPAVARLREHGAVLVGKTTTPEFGWKGVTDSPLSGVTRNPYDLSRTAGGSSGGSAAAVALGAAPLSIGTDGGGSVRIPASFCGVFGLKPTYGRIPLYPSSPFGTLAHAGPMARDAADGALLLDVISRPDRRDWSQLAPAPGVSAVLSEGVAELRIAYSPSFGGQVAVRPDVAAAVRRGVERLAELGAYVEEADPDVPDTVEAFHTLWFTGAARVAQPLGAERRALLDPGLQEAVAAGAAASALDYLAAVDARMDLGRRLGLFHESYDLLVTPTLPITAFEAGVETPKDSGQRRWTSWTPFTYPFNLTQQPAASVPCGVDADGLPIGLQLIGARHADALVMRAAHALYESGATSLPAPTGA
- a CDS encoding D-2-hydroxyacid dehydrogenase translates to MAEPTLLVLGADPPPRLGRLTGRARVRYADESDLAAQLPSADVLLAWDFTSDAIRLAWPGDGPRPGWVHTASAGVDRLLCPELINSETLVTNARGIFEEPIAEYVTSLVLAMAKDLPGTLELQRQRRWRHREGLRVAGSRATVVGAGPIGRAVAKTLKAIGVKVAITGRTARPGIHGADELDRLLTRSDWVISAAPLTEATRGMFDARLFGLMQPSARFINVGRGQLVDENALVEAVSKRWIAGAALDVVESEPLDPTSPLWDVPGLIISPHMSGDTVGWRDRLGEQFVELYDIWASGEPLPNVVDKKRGYVPMHD
- a CDS encoding maleate cis-trans isomerase family protein; its protein translation is MDVSFLGGPQPQRGIGVVAPFDFALDRELWRWMPDDISLRLTRTPYVPVEVSLDLARIVSEHETLGEAVRALGASEPEVIAYACTSGSFVGGVVGERAMCEAMNTAGEVPSLTTSGALLEALGELGAKRIALVTPYTESVTDSLEEYLAEAGVAVTGRAFLGLTRHIWKVPYRSVVDMARQAVVGAADALFISCTNLPTYDAIPQLEAELRMPVLSANQVTMWAALRRIGAHAVGPYQGLLLDRPSARRVPTLEGTGGISGGSGIPENPLSGIPLPEGMPLAELDEIGEFSEIGDIPGIAEMGRMETVRRAQDVQPVQPGEWAQPSQPDPPTEEQEGWT